One window of the Salmo trutta chromosome 35, fSalTru1.1, whole genome shotgun sequence genome contains the following:
- the chga gene encoding chromogranin-A isoform X1 has translation MSHILAKGQSATINTDSRFAFGVVHDFGTLWKQCGFLTSSVLSLPVTPTYLEKEDVEVMKCIVEVLADVLSRPHRLAVSQECLNILRTDERLVSILRHRNFLKELQDIAVEGANERAQQHVDITADHVTKKPQGPQGIDEAADRSMLAALGGPGERSILSQKRRTGGEGEGEAEGEAENSAERDGESSRERNEIIRKGEEKKREKDETPDNRISDAMNKEGKEEGKDVDVIEKKEEEEEEEEGDEEKRASSREDGEEAKTEGGNVTLDKKGAESGEVTDAPEEKSEEKKSAEENEEEVEEKRSALPLQDSAEAKKEWEEEEEEDDEGEVKREVASVNHWSRMNELARSLQTKKRAGEEEKLQEVKKLEVGGQREVPHHSKEVVEEEVEERRKVGEARKSPEVKALQMMARRELQERRMGEEEEGSTSRKTEDPEIESLAAIESELESVAQKLHELRRG, from the exons ATGAGTCACATATTAGCTAAAGGCCAGTCTGCTACTATCAATACAGATAGCAGATTTGCCTTTGGTGTGGTACATGATTTTGGTACTCTGTGGAAACAGTGCGGTTTTCTGACCTCCTCCG TTCTCTCATTGCCCGTGACTCCAACTTACCTTGAGAAAGAGGATGTCGAG GTGATGAAATGCATCGTGGAGGTTCTCGCTGATGTGCTCTCGAGGCCACACCGTTTGGCTGTCAGTCAGGAGTGCCTGAACATACTAAGGACAG ATGAAAGGCTTGTGTCAATCCTCCGCCACCGCAACTTCCTCAAGGAGCTGCAGGACATTGCCGTTGAAG GAGCCAATGAGAGAGCTCAGCAGCATGTTGACATCACGGCAGATCATGTGACTAAGAAACCACAGGGTCCTCAGGGTATAGATGAGGCTGCAG ATCGATCGATGTTGGCTGCTCTGGGGGGACCCGGCGAGAGGTCTATCCTGTCCCAGAAGAGGCGGAccggaggagagggagaaggggaggctGAAGGAGAGGCGGAGAACAGTGCGGAGAGGGACGGAGAGTCATCCCGTGAGAGGAACGAGATCATCAGAAAAGGCGAAGAGAAGAAGCGAGAAAAGGACGAGACCCCTGACAACCGTATCTCAGATGCCATGaacaaggaggggaaagaggaaggaaaggaTGTGGATGTGATTGaaaagaaagaagaagaagaagaagaagaagagggggatgaggagaagcGTGCGAGCTCAAGAGAAGACGGCGAGGAGGCTAAAACGGAGGGAGGAAACGTGACTCTGGATAAGAAAG GGGCAGAGTCTGGTGAGGTTACGGATGCACCAGAAGAGAAATCTGAGGAGAAGAAATCTGCAGAGGAAAatgaagaggaggtagaggagaagagGTCTGCGTTGCCTCTGCAAGACAGTGCCGAGGCAAAGaaggagtgggaggaggaggaggaggaggatgatgaggggGAGGTGAAACGCGAGGTCGCCAGTGTGAATCACTGGAGCAGAATGAATGAGCTAGCCCGGAGTTTGCAAACAAAGAAGAGAGCGGGAGAGGAAGAAAAGTTGCAGGAAGTGAAGAAACTGGAGGTCGGAGGTCAACGTGAAGTGCCCCATCACTCCAAGGAGGTGGTGgaagaggaagtggaggagaggaggaaggtggGAGAGGCACGGAAGAGCCCCGAAGTGAAGGCGCTCCAGATGATGGCACGCAGGGAACTGCaggagaggagaatgggagaggaggaagaagggagcACCAGCAGGAAGACTGAG GACCCAGAGATTGAGAGTCTGGCGGCCATCGAGTCGGAGCTGGAGAGCGTTGCTCAGAAACTCCACGAGCTGAGACGAGGTTGA
- the chga gene encoding chromogranin-A isoform X2, translated as MIARGYLILTILVNRVLSLPVTPTYLEKEDVEVMKCIVEVLADVLSRPHRLAVSQECLNILRTDERLVSILRHRNFLKELQDIAVEGANERAQQHVDITADHVTKKPQGPQGIDEAADRSMLAALGGPGERSILSQKRRTGGEGEGEAEGEAENSAERDGESSRERNEIIRKGEEKKREKDETPDNRISDAMNKEGKEEGKDVDVIEKKEEEEEEEEGDEEKRASSREDGEEAKTEGGNVTLDKKGAESGEVTDAPEEKSEEKKSAEENEEEVEEKRSALPLQDSAEAKKEWEEEEEEDDEGEVKREVASVNHWSRMNELARSLQTKKRAGEEEKLQEVKKLEVGGQREVPHHSKEVVEEEVEERRKVGEARKSPEVKALQMMARRELQERRMGEEEEGSTSRKTEDPEIESLAAIESELESVAQKLHELRRG; from the exons ATGATCGCGAGAGGATACCTCATTTTGACAATATTGGTTAATCGCG TTCTCTCATTGCCCGTGACTCCAACTTACCTTGAGAAAGAGGATGTCGAG GTGATGAAATGCATCGTGGAGGTTCTCGCTGATGTGCTCTCGAGGCCACACCGTTTGGCTGTCAGTCAGGAGTGCCTGAACATACTAAGGACAG ATGAAAGGCTTGTGTCAATCCTCCGCCACCGCAACTTCCTCAAGGAGCTGCAGGACATTGCCGTTGAAG GAGCCAATGAGAGAGCTCAGCAGCATGTTGACATCACGGCAGATCATGTGACTAAGAAACCACAGGGTCCTCAGGGTATAGATGAGGCTGCAG ATCGATCGATGTTGGCTGCTCTGGGGGGACCCGGCGAGAGGTCTATCCTGTCCCAGAAGAGGCGGAccggaggagagggagaaggggaggctGAAGGAGAGGCGGAGAACAGTGCGGAGAGGGACGGAGAGTCATCCCGTGAGAGGAACGAGATCATCAGAAAAGGCGAAGAGAAGAAGCGAGAAAAGGACGAGACCCCTGACAACCGTATCTCAGATGCCATGaacaaggaggggaaagaggaaggaaaggaTGTGGATGTGATTGaaaagaaagaagaagaagaagaagaagaagagggggatgaggagaagcGTGCGAGCTCAAGAGAAGACGGCGAGGAGGCTAAAACGGAGGGAGGAAACGTGACTCTGGATAAGAAAG GGGCAGAGTCTGGTGAGGTTACGGATGCACCAGAAGAGAAATCTGAGGAGAAGAAATCTGCAGAGGAAAatgaagaggaggtagaggagaagagGTCTGCGTTGCCTCTGCAAGACAGTGCCGAGGCAAAGaaggagtgggaggaggaggaggaggaggatgatgaggggGAGGTGAAACGCGAGGTCGCCAGTGTGAATCACTGGAGCAGAATGAATGAGCTAGCCCGGAGTTTGCAAACAAAGAAGAGAGCGGGAGAGGAAGAAAAGTTGCAGGAAGTGAAGAAACTGGAGGTCGGAGGTCAACGTGAAGTGCCCCATCACTCCAAGGAGGTGGTGgaagaggaagtggaggagaggaggaaggtggGAGAGGCACGGAAGAGCCCCGAAGTGAAGGCGCTCCAGATGATGGCACGCAGGGAACTGCaggagaggagaatgggagaggaggaagaagggagcACCAGCAGGAAGACTGAG GACCCAGAGATTGAGAGTCTGGCGGCCATCGAGTCGGAGCTGGAGAGCGTTGCTCAGAAACTCCACGAGCTGAGACGAGGTTGA